The genomic region AAAAGGAATTTGCTTGCTTAAAATTCTCACCTTTTATGTATCTACAAACCCcgcaaagagaaaagaaaagacacatACTAGTCAAAGAAAAtagtaaactaaaataaaggaatagatACAGAATGAATGAACTATGCAGGGCAAAATAAACATTCAGCCCATTAAatatctccccccccccccccctcaaaaaaaatcCCTTCTCATTAGAAAAATTAGAACATAACAGGACTCGAATTTCCcatatatttttccctttgactctcttattttctcagcatccaaacaaaaacctgaaaaaagaaatctttttaaaaatttttttttaataaaaaggaaaaacaagaagaacaaAAATTGCATAAAAACACAACACAATCAATAAATAGTAAAACAAAAGGCCAAATCAGAATGGAATGGCAaaaggtttgtttgtttgtttgttttttttaagaaagaaaagtgaacCATTACAGGACTCAATTTCCCCATGTTTTTTCATTGTCAAGTTGTCACCCTCTTGTTTTCCCAGCAtccaaacaaaaacccaaaaaataatttatgtttattttcataaaaaagaacATCATCAAGAAGGAAAAAACTTGCATAACAACCCAAAAAACACAACACAATCAATGAAAATAgtaaaacaaaaggcaaaaccAGAATGGAATGCTAAAAgggtactctttttttttttttaattatgcaagaaagaaagagaagggtATGGAGTGCGAACCACACAGAGATCGTAGAGCGTGTTGTTGTCGAGGTTGACGAACTCGGCGTCCCAGGCTGTGAGTGACTCACCATGGGACTCGGAGACATGTTTCTTGCAGTACTCGATGACTCGTGCGAGAATGTTGCTTGGTATGATCGGCAGTGGGATTACAGTCTCGCCGGCGCAGTTGTGTTCTTGGATCATCTtgttgttctttattttccaagaCTCCATGGCCACGTTCTCTTCCACCTCGAACGTGTCGCCGTCTGAGCTCCTCAGCTTTATCATCTTCTTCACCTTGTTCTCAACTTCCATGCTTGTCGAAGCCATTGTGGTTttgaaacaaaaacacaaacagaCACAAAGAAAACAGAAATAGAAACAGAGGGTGAGAGAGTTGCAAGTTGAGAGAGTGTGACTGTGTGTGGAAGTGGTCAGGTATTTATTTATAAGGGTAGGGTAAGGGACTAAAGGCGGTGTTGATGCAAAAAACTGAATTCCAAGACTGACTCGGAAACCTTTCCAAACCGAGTAATATATAAAGAGgctaatacatttttttttttttttaaatattaattgagGTCCATCACAAATTATCTAGATAATTTccttctcaaacaaaaaaaaaaaatctagataaTTATGCTTACAAGTTGATGCGTCatcaattaccaaaataaataattctttctaaaaaaaattacaaaaaagtaATTCATTTGGCACTTTCCATACAGAAATTTGTATAGAATATTGTTTATTATTAAACTGCTAAATTACAAACTACACCCTTAAAATTTGTggatatttagattttacaccctaaagttatattttatttgtataagTAGCCCCTTAGCCTGTATTTTCCATCAAGTATCATGTAAACTTGCCATTTGTGTTTAGTTCATCTAATAAAGTGATgtcacattatttttattatactataccatgtcatttttatttttaatttttaggctACATAAATAAtgtgatattattttattggacaaACTAGACACAACAAGTTTTTGTGTCATACACTTAACGGAATATATGGGCAGAGGGGCTACGAATGCAAATAGAATAAAACTCTAgggttaaaatttaaattctaaaactttaaagtgtaaaatctaaatacccAAAAACTTTATGGGTGTAGTTTGCAATTTAGCTTTATTATTATCACCTGAAAGCCCTAAATATCTATGATTAAAGGATAaagtgtctatatatatatatatatattaacttattaatttatttgataatttttatatttcttacaaaagtattatcaaaattttctttgaatgATTTGTTAACAAATGCAAGCCCAAGATCGCAATATGCAATCTCTATGATGCATACGCACCCTAACACAAAAACCTaaattctacattttttttatagaaaaatatgaagaaaatacTGAAAGCTCATTTGAATAGATTACGTTTTAGCCTTTAGTGTAGATTTTAAGTCCTTCAAAATAAGAGCAATAAAAAGTAACCCCGGCCATCAAGGGTGTTGCCTGTTGGCCTTTGGTTTCCAATAAATGACAATGATgcggtgtatatatatacatatataaccgaaacctcttaatctttcataattttctacgttagcacaatatttaaataaaattatttttatttaattcaaacttaacaagaagtgaaattctatctctttaacaagttcaacttaaacttaaactaaaactcatcattatcattatcattaggACTCTCTCTTATACAAGTAATGCGGCTTTGCTTTAGATGAGAGATCTCTTGGTAGTCCGAGTCCCactctctcaccctctccattgtttCCACGCGGAAAACATgaggaaaaaacaaattatatatatatatataataatgatttGTCTACCTATGACGGTCATAAGGATTgtgcgaaaaaaaaaaaaaaaaaagctcaggAAACAAGATAAGAAGAAGTTTCTTCACACTTCACTTGGTCTTTAagtcaaatttgtttttgttaagtggCATCAACTACAATGACAGCGACAACGAAAAACTGGACTTGGAACTCACTGATTGGTGCACATCGTGTTGTCTTCACCAATTGTAATGGGTTTCTCACTTTCTCTTCCTCTTATGGTTTTTCTATGTACAAAGAGGTTTctcactttctctttctctgatgagtggtaaaaatattataaaataacaaatttttaccACAGGTACATTGTTTGCCACACTTTGGTTttggtgtttttctttttatcttttcctctctctcataTTATGTTTGTAAAACTTTGTGATTTGTATGATGTTAgtataaaaaatcaattatattaaatatatatacatatatttactCTAAAGATAGAACAATTTGTATCTAAACATTAAAATAGCTtgaatttcttataaaaaaaaaaaaagcttcaattCAATCTTGGAGTCCAATTAATTCCTTTTGATTATGTTGTAAAACATATAAAGACAAAAGttgtcataaaaaataattttttttgtaatgttaatatgattatttataatctttttaGTATTATGAGGTTTGAATACTCTTTTAAACTTATTTATGTGCCTtggataaatttttaataaatattatgagttattttatttttgttttattttttcaattatttaattattaattaaattatttataatatcaCTGGTCGGACCATTGGTTTGACCCCGGTGGCACCACACGAAAACCCTCTAtgctctttcttttgtttctacaAACTCTTTGTCTTCTAGGTTTGTAAATTTCTCTTCgtagcttttctttcttttgtcttttatatTCTTACTTTTATAGCCCGGgtgtttgtttgtgttcttTCTTTAATAGTTTGTATTTGTGTATGTTTCTTAGTATTGAACTGAtgcaaaatttgtaaaaatgccTCCATTTGATGAAGGATTCTTTGTTTTCCGTGACTTTAGTGCGTCATATTGTTAAATGATCATGGTTGTGAGTTTTGTTCATATTAATTTAAGAGATTATTTCATTTGCTATTTCttggcttatatatatatatatatatattataactttgtaatatataattatattaaattttttgtatttatatatttctctctaattcactttaaaaaaaaaaaaaatctttttggtgattgatttttttttttatcattattgaAGGCAAgtaatcaaaaataaaaacataaacttCTTCTAAAGAGACTTTCTAATAAATCTTTATATCTCTATAGCTTGCATGCTACATATCTTCCATCATTAATGCCTTATGTTTAGGTATGTCATGCAACAAAATCACaataattgttgaaaaaacaaatatttattttaacaatgcAACATCTATTGGATATTTGAGGATACTAAGGACTagaatcataatttttattaattgatattttttatttagcaattgaatttttttattgaggTTAGGAATTTCTGAGATTGAAATCCTAATTTgctttcaaaaaagaagaagcaattaattgtttaaatattcTTACAAAAATCAACGAAAGTTACGTTTGCAAAACATTCATTTAcatcttagaaaaataaatttactaaAAATTGTGCTCACTTAATGTTCATTCCCAAAAAAGTTACAATATTTGCCAGATAGTActtaaagagttaaaatattTGCTAGATAGaacttaatttattatatagGTTTAATTGCTacaatttgtatattattaatGTTACCTCATGTTTCTATGTATACTATGCATTTATGATATGATGATTGTTGTAAATAAAccgaaattaaataatatttcataTACCTAATAGTtttcccgtgcatcgcacgggtcaGCGACTAGTTATATATAACCAAAAGAAAGTGTTCATTTGTCCAGAGATCTTGATTTAGCAAACTTATGAATTCTTTTTTGAGGATAAATGGTAGAATTTTATTCAAAGAAAGAGATAAGTCTATACAAAAGCAAAGCAGCATCATAAATCAACCATGCTAAGACTGTACCAGCTACAGAGCTTCCTCTTCACCTAACAAATAATGCAGTGACTATATACAAATTACATCAATGAATGCCAAATAAATAACAAGACAACCTTACAAATACTCAAGGAAAGCTTCCGTAATTAGCATTCTAAATATTCTATAGCATGGGCTGCAGCAAACTTGGCTAGAGAGGGGGATCAGGACGTGGAGTAAAGTAGCAAGCCTCATTCCGCTTACTTCAAATCATCCAACtggttgtaaaaaatattgcaGTCTCTAGgtcattttttctttgcattattTGATCAACCACCTCCACAAATGAAAGATTTGTGCAATGAATCATGATCTCTCTCAAGCTTGTGAACTTCCAAACCTCATCTGAATATGGATAGCTTAGCAGGATATGGTCTGTTGTCTCCACCCCATCCTCACAACATTCACACCCAgcatcaaacaaaatttttcttctAGTTTGATTAGCTTCTATGAGTGATTAGATGATTGGCCATGAGAACAACTCAATTGTTGAGTTTGGATCCTCTtaattatatgcattttttgCCGAACATTTGCCCATGTTTGTGTATGCCCGAATTTGGATGTCTTGTGCCGCTCTATTGCTCAATGTGATGGATTTAATAACCTTAGCTTCATGTGGGAGGAATATGTGATCAATCATGGATACTCGCCATGATCTTGTAGTTGGATCAAAGAGGTTATCCACTGTGGCCATTGTTCACATTGTCGAGCACGGGGTTACTACCTTGAATGATGATGGGGTTGGAAGCCATCGGTCTtaccaaatttgaattttatttccaaCTCCTACCTGCTATCTcaagtgatgagaatcaacaagcgcATGTTCCTGTTaagcctattacaagagcaagatccaagaagatccaagaagcacttaatgggctgattcaagagatttgggctgattctaacgcaggatgttccaagcatggcccaaaggaagatgaaagtgtattaaatttaattcaagttatttagggctgatctgacttaattgggagtgatttatggcatgaattaatggctgattgactttccaaatTTCCGTATCgattaaggcagattttttcctattttggatctgctaatttcagaccaaatcagcttttatttagggttttattatttagtacgttttttaggtattttccttgttttaggtgcatttaatgctttttaggtcaaacttgattcctgatatggtaaggtatcaattaggagttattttagaatatattttcttgtctgtcaagttttatggagcccttaaataggccttatgcttgtaaacgtttttcatataatattattgaatagaaattaaaaaaggtgagtctttgctctcttttggttcttcaagaactgtgaacttatcaaggattcttccttgtggcgttcaaactttatacctttggttcgtgattctttataatcattgggtcaaggtcaacttatacctttggttcgcgtttcgattataaacgttgggtcaaggtttctatcaaaaatctgaattttagctttcttgggcaagtattccaatatttttgttgggtctcaaagcgtgtcgattgaggtttgcatcatttggtattaaatattccaatatttttgttgggtctcaaagcgtgtcgattgaggttcgcatcatcaAGCCACTTTCCAAGACAGATATGGCTGCCAATATACCTTTCCATGTAAAACTCCCTGACTTTGGTGATGGAGCATCCAAGAAAGGTGTATTGGGAAAGTACTTTGATTTGTAGACCCCATAGAACAAGGAGTGTGTTTTTTTGAGTAGCCTTCATTATTGTTTAGCCAACATGGCTAAGTTGAAAGAATAGAGATCCCGAAACCCAATTCCTTCCATCGACTTGGGCATACAAAGTTTAGGCCAACTCAACCAGTgtactttcctttcttgtgtCTTTTGACCCCACCAAAGTCTACTCATCATCCCTTCAATATCTTTAAGCAAACCTTTTAGTAGCAAAAAACATCCCATGGCATATGTGGGGATTGCTTGTGCAACTgctttaatcaaaatttttcttccAGCTTGAGACATCATCTTTTCCTTTAGTTTACTCCAAACTCTTTCAATGATTGGAGCAAAAGCTGCTTTTTTGCTACGCCCCACTGTACTAGGCAACCCTAAATACTTCTCATATTCTAGAACTGTCTCTACACCCAATGCTTGTTTAATTGATTCTTGAGTCTCTAATCTAGTGTTGCtgctaaagaaaagagaagtttTATTAGCATTAACTTTTTTTCTCGATGCAACCTCATATAAATTAAGCAAAGAATTGACTTGTTGGCACGCCTCTACTAAGACACGATAAAATAACAAACTGTCATCAACAAATAGGAGATGAGAAACACAAGGACCACCTCTGCTAGCTACCACTCCTCTTACAAGTCCATCTAATTCTGCCTTTTTGATCATAGCAGTAAGCCcctcaacaaaaaacaaaaagagataaGGTGATGGAAGGTCACCTTGTCTCAATCCTTTAGAAGGCAAGATATAACTTGTAGGATTGCCATTAActaaaacaaagaaatgaaCAATTGTTATGCATGCCATTATCAATTGCACCCATTTTACATGAAACCCCATTTTCTCCATCACCCTTTGTTAATAGCCCCATTCAACATGGTCATAAGCTTTGCTTATGTCCAATTTAATAGCTACTTGACCTACGTTGCcccaccttttctttttcatgctATGCAGAGTTTCATATGCAACTAAAATGTTGTATGTAATTAATCTTCCCAGGACAAAAGTGCTCTGAgtattagaatttaaatttgggAGGATGAGCAGCTAGTTGACTAACATTTTAGATATGATTTTGTATAGCACATTACATAAGCTATGGGTTGGTATTGTGTGATTAATTCAAGGTCTTTGGTTTTGGGTATTAGTACTATGTGGGTATTATTTATATTTCGAAGTATAATTCCAGAATTTAGACATGAAAGCAGAGCATTAGTTACATTAGCATCCACTATATGccaaaacatttgaaaaatgAAAGCGGCCATACCATCAGGGCCTAGATCTTTTGAAGGATGCATCTGAAATAAGGCGACTTGAACCTCTTGTGGATGAAAATCTCTCACAAGCCAATCATTCATCTCCTCAGTAACCACTCTAGGAATATGAGCCACCACTTCTTCAATGGCATTCAGATTTGAAGATTGGAAGAGAGTTGAGAAATGTTGAATTATCACCCTTTCTATATCTCTTTGTTGCTCCATCACAGTACCATCCATCTCCTTTAGTGAGACAACTAAGTTTTTTTTGTCTCCTTGAAGATGCCTtcgcatgatttttttttttgaattatgatCACCTTCACGCAACCAGCTGATATAGGATCTTTGTTTCCAATaaatttcttctttctcaattaaaatattaatttcatgCCTACGAGCTTCACATTTAGCCCACGATGAATCCTTGTTGTTTTGCTCTAGCACTTGTAGCCTATTTTGCTTTTCCTCAATCTTTTTGCCTTGGGAACACATTGAATTTTTACTCCAAGCTAACAACCACTTCCtacattcttttattttgttacgCACCTGGAACATAGGACTTTCATTGAAGGAAACAGACCAAGCATTTGCAATTGTATCCTCACAACCTTCATCCTTCACCCATGCTTCCTCAAAACGAAATCGTTTTTTACGCATCCCAATTTGAAATTGAGATTGCCTTCTTAATTGCACCCCAATGGTCATGTGATTAGAATTTGAAAACTTAAATGATGAACTTCAAAGTGAGGAAAAAGATCATACCATTCTTGGCTACCCCATGGTTGAGTCTAACATATACTCGATCTTGTTCATCTCTCGGATTGCACCATGTGAAGCGAGCACCTTTAAAACCCATGTCTCTTAATCTGCAATCATCTAGCGCTTCTCCAAAATTTGCCATTTGCCACTCACTTCTTAGTTCCCCTCCTTGTTTTTCATTCACTGAAAGTATCTCGTTGAAGTCTCCAATGCATATCCATGGTAGTGTGACTTGTTGATGAAGTAGGTGCATCAAATTCCACGTCTCAATGCGCTTCAGTTTTTCAGGGTGCCCATAGATTCTTGTCAATCTCCATGAAATCCCATCCTTCTCTGTCACAATAACATCTATGTGGCTTGTTGACTAGGTTTTCAACTTCACATCTAATTCTGAATCCCATAATAAAGCCAAACCTCCACCCATTCTAGTTCTATCTACACACaatactttatctatttttaattcATCTTTACTCCTTTTGGGCGGGTTAAGCaatattcttttttccttttttcctctcAGCACACGGTTGTCTCCTGTTTGCTATTGTGCGCTCGAGCGTCATTGTCCCTTCGTGGGTCTTCTTGTCTCCTTAGTGAGACCTTCAGCTGCCCAGTTTATGGGCTTCGCGCCGTCGAAGGAGGTTGTCACCTCAAAATCCCAAGGTGTTGATCAACTTCGTTGTAGCTCCGAAGGCTTGTCAGTTGTTGTGTGAGTTCTTAGCTTCGTGGACCAACCCATATCTTGGAGTGAAGGGGTTGATTGTTCTTGTTAGTGAAATGCACTATTGTTGGGTCCCAAATAATATCATCACAATATTAGCAATTTAAAATAGCAATCACacacaaaatacaaatatttacGTGGAAAATCCTTTCCCTTTGAAGGAAAAAACCACGAgacaaatttcaaataatttcactattatcaaatcaattacaataattcttaTGTACGTCTcacggttaaaaaaaaaaatctctcttgtTTTATTTGCTCTCACACACTAATTATCTTTCTCAAAGGCAGCAACActttgctctctcttttttattctcttcaCCACGCAAAACTCTCTTTCTTGGCTgtcttctttctctaagcaGCACGCTCTTGActgttctttgtttttttctcttgtgcaacaccttttttttttcttcaccatGCGGCACACCGCTCCTTACTTTATATAATAAGTCTGctgcctaaaaaataaaaaataaaaaagtctgcTGCCTCACATCTTTTCCTATGAATATTTGGATTCGTAACTTCTTGAAGAGCACTACTATTTCGTAATTCTAATTGAACTAGGAGAGTTAAACTTCACATGGCTTGAAAGTCACAAAAACATAAGCTCATAAAATGAGCACTACTTCGGTGTGGGCTGGACATTGGTGTCCACGTGCACCCAACAACTATGTGGCTGGGTTTTAGCAAAGTGGAGAGCTTCCATATTATCTCAGCAGTACCTTAACTTGGTTACAGGTAAATTTGTCTTTTAAAAGGTCACAGATTTAGGTGTTATTGTGTTGATTATTGAATCTATGTAGTAAGGTGATTAAGGAAGCTGAACTATGAGTATCTTGAGCCTTAATTGCCGTGGACTTGGGGACAAAAGTGCTGTTGGAGAGCTTTCTAAGCTCATTAAAGTTCAACTTATGAATTCTGTCTATGtctttgattgaaaaaaaaaaaaaaaaaaaaaaatacttttagcTTATGATAGTTCTACTTGTCATTATGAATACTTAGGTGAGCATCTCAAGGTATTTCTCTCTGTTTCCTATAAGTACTGCAAatctatgagtttttttttttttttctccttacaATGAGacttaaatatgttttttaaatgcAATCCTTAATTACTTATGCTTGACTCAATCTTGTGCGCAAAATTTGCTGAACatc from Castanea sativa cultivar Marrone di Chiusa Pesio chromosome 11, ASM4071231v1 harbors:
- the LOC142615092 gene encoding SKP1-like protein 1A — encoded protein: MASTSMEVENKVKKMIKLRSSDGDTFEVEENVAMESWKIKNNKMIQEHNCAGETVIPLPIIPSNILARVIEYCKKHVSESHGESLTAWDAEFVNLDNNTLYDLCVAATYLNINGLVDLTSKTMMRGKTPEQIRNTFNIKVLLDLQLKNTADLMRAMKEYSQDIQYFDEEEDEEEEDEEEEEEEEEEEEEEQVWKEN
- the LOC142616374 gene encoding uncharacterized protein LOC142616374, which encodes MTIGVQLRRQSQFQIGMRKKRFRFEEAWVKDEGCEDTIANAWSVSFNESPMFQVRNKIKECRKWLLAWSKNSMCSQGKKIEEKQNRLQVLEQNNKDSSWAKCEARRHEINILIEKEEIYWKQRSYISWLREGDHNSKKKIMRRHLQGDKKNLVVSLKEMDGTVMEQQRDIERVIIQHFSTLFQSSNLNAIEEVVAHIPRVVTEEMNDWLVRDFHPQEVQVALFQMHPSKDLGPDVNGNPTSYILPSKGLRQGDLPSPYLFLFFVEGLTAMIKKAELDGLVRGVVASRGGPCVSHLLFVDDSLLFYRVLVEACQQVNSLLNLYEVASRKKVNANKTSLFFSSNTRLETQESIKQALGVETVLEYEKYLGLPSTVGRSKKAAFAPIIERVWSKLKEKMMSQAGRKILIKAVAQAIPTYAMGCFLLLKGLLKDIEGMMSRLWWGQKTQERKVHWLSWPKLCMPKSMEGIGFRDLYSFNLAMLAKQ